The DNA region GTTGCGGTCCTTGCCGACCGGGTCGGCGACCGCGATGATCCGCACGCCGACGTCCTTGGACAAGGCCCCGACCACGGGGCTGTAGGCGCCACCGGAGACGTCGAGCCTGCCGGTGTTGAACAACTTCAAGTTGGAGCTGAAGCCCGGTGTGCTCTCCACCCACTCGACTCGGGCGCCCAACGGGGCGAGGGCTTTGTCGAAGGTCCCGTCTCGCTTCCCTACCGCGAGCGGGCCGGCGTTACCGGGGTCGGTGACCTTGAGGACGAAGGAGGCGTCGCCGGCCACACCCGCGTCGGCACCCGTGCCGCAGCCCGCGGCGGTCAGCGCGAGGAGAGACGCCATCGCGAGCGTGAATCCGGCGAGGCCGGGTGTGCTGGACAGAGGTGTGCGGGGCATGGAGGTAACTCCTGAAGGGGGTCCGGCTCAGCGGCTCGGTCAAGACGTCCGGACCATAACCACGCGATTCCCAGCGGAGCCACCAGTTCCACGGACTGGAAAGACTTCCGCCTTATCGCGTCTTCGGTGCACCCTGGCCGAGGGAGCTTTCCGATATCCGGAAAGCGCGGTACGGTTTTGCCCGTGGCACGAAGTGGTGATGGCGGAGTCCAGACCGTGGCGAGGGCGCTGGCCGTCCTCGGCTGTTTCCGCACCGGCGAGGAGCAAGGCATCTCCGAACTGGCCCGCGGAGTCGGCCTGCCGGTGAGCACGACGCACCGGCTGGTCACGGCTCTGGTGGACGCCGGATTTCTGGAGAAGAACCCTGAATCCGGTCGCTACCGCATCGGTGGCGCGCTCGCGGAATACGGCCAGATCGCCTACCGGCAGCACAAGGTCTACCTTGTCGAGCCCCACCTGGAGCAGCTCGCGACCACCACCGGTGCCTCCGCGTCGGTCGCGATCCGCCACGGCAACGACGCGGTGCTGCTCGGCACCAGCCGCTGGCGCGAGGCCGAGGGCCACCGCCTCCAGGGCCTCCGCCTCCCGCTGCACGCGAGCGCGCTGGGCCGCGCGCTGCTGGCGTGGTCCGCCCCCTCGGACGACGAACTCGCCCGGCTCCCGTTCACCGACGCCACCGACCGGGCCCCGGCCGATCCCGCCGAACTGGCCAAGGAACTCGCGCTCACCAGGGAACGGGGATGGGCGTTCAACGACGAGGAACTGGCCGAAGGCTTCCGCACCATCGGCATCCCGGTACTCGATCGCGACGGCCGGCCCAGATTCGCGTTGGGACTGCGCGGCACCACCGAACTCATGATCCCCGAACGCGTCCCCTTCTTCGTCGACCTGGCCAAGATCACCGCCGCCGAGATCGGGGGCGTCCTGCTTCCCTGACCGCTCGGGTGCGGCTGCTCGCGTCGTCGATCACCTCGAACCCGTGGCGAGCATCCCGTCGATGGTGTACGAGACCAAACGTGCGGCCTGTTCGTCCGACGAGTGCTCTCGTGTCCAAGCCCCGGCGTTCATCAAGGCGAACAGGTCCGCCCCCGTCACGCCCTGTCGGACCACTTGCGCGGCGACCGCGCGATCGACCAGTCGCTCGCCGATATCCGACATACGCTCACACGACGCGTGCAGTTCCGAGGCGTCGTCGTCGACGCCGTCCGCCAACATGCCCGCGAGCCCGCGATACGTGGCCGCGTGCTCGACGACCAAAGCCGCCCAGTGGCGCAAAGCCGCCTCCGGCGGCTGATCGCACAAGGCGTTCCCGGCGGCGAACAGCGCCTCGTTCCGGTCACGCAGCACCGCGCCGACCAGGGCGCGGCGGGTCGGGAAATGACCGTACAGCGTGCCGATCGCGACTCCGGCACGCCTTGCGACGCTCTCCAGTGGTGCGCCCGTGCCCTGCTCGCGGAACACGGTGTCCGCCTCCGCGAGCAGACGATCGCGGTTACGGAGCGCGTCGGCCCGCGGACGCCTTCCCGTAGAACTCACTCTTGCCTCCCCGTTATGTCGAGGTACCCTCGACTTAATTACTCGAGGAACCCTCAGTTTAATGGAGATCGTGATGATCCTGATCACCGGCGCCTCCGGGAGTATCGGCCGCCACCTCGTCCAACGTCTGCGCGGACGGGAGATCACCGCTTTCGTGCGCGATCCGGCAACCGGTGCCGAGCTCGGCTGCCCCTACGTCGTCGGCGATTTCGACGATCCGGAGTCGGTCGCGGCGGCGGTGAGGGGAGTGGATCGGGTGTTCCTGAACGCGGGTGGCGCTCAGCCCGTCGAGGGGGAACAGCCGATGATCCGTCAGCAGTGTGGGCTGATCGACGCCGCGGCCGAGGCCGGGGTCGCGCACATCGTGAAGGTGTCGGTCTGGCACGCGCGCGCGGGCGCCAGGTTGGCCGAGGGCGCGCATTGGGTCATCGAGGAGCACCTGAAGGCGTCCGGGCTCGGCTGGAATATCCTGCAGCCGAGCGGATTCATGCAGAACTTCCGCACCGGTGCCGGGGTCTTCACCGAAGACGGCCACATTCTGGGCGCGTACGGCGAGAGTCGAGTGTCCTATGTGGATTGCGTGGATATCGCCGCATGCGCCGCCGCTTTGCTGACGGAGGGCGCGCGGCCCGGCGAGACCTACGTCCTCACCGGCCCGGAAGCCCTCACACACGCGGAGATCGCGGCGAAGCTGTCCGCCGTGGCTGGCCGGAATATCCGCTACGTCGATCTGTCTCCGCGCGCCTTCGCGGCCAAGCTCGACGCCGCCGGTTTGCCCGCACGGTTCGCTCAGGATGTCGCGGAGTTGTTCGCGGAGGTCGCCGGCGGCAGACTTGCCGAGACCACGACCGCGGTCACCGACCTCACCGGCCGTCCAGCCCGGACATTCGACGCCTTCCTTCGCGACAACGCCGGGACGATCCGCGACTCCTGGTCCAGCGGGACTGGTCCCCGATGACGCTGTCTAGAGTCTCTGGGTGCTGCGCCTCAGTCGCCTGTTTCCGGCCGTTGCCGTTGTGCTGATGCTGGCCGCCTGTGGCTCGCAGAGGGAGCTGCCGTCCGTTCCCGTCGTGATGGATGAGTACATCGGCTCGACGTCGGTGAAGAACGACCGGTTCACCGGAGGCACGAGCGAGGAGCGGCTGACGTTTCTCCGGGCGAACTACAGGCTCGAGCTCCTCGATACCCTCCTGCTGAGCGCGTACCGGTGCGGCGACGGCAAACCTCGTGGTCCGCTGCCGTCGGACAGGTGCGACCTGAACGACGCTGTCCGGCGGGCGCTCGGGGCCGATGGTGGCGCGCCGTACGCGCGATCTCTGCTCGTCAAACGCGGACGCGGCACTCTCGAGCTCCTCACGCTCTACCTCGCACCCGGTTCCGGGAAAGCCGTCGACCGGACGGGACGCGGTTACGCCAATCTGGAGGACTTCCGCGCCAACAACGACCTGCTCGAACCCGAGGACCTGGTACTGATTTCCGCTGATCTCACCGGCGTCCCCGGCGGCCCCTCGGTCGTCGTCACCGGGCACACCCCACCCACCTTTCCGTGGTGGCTGCTCGGCTCATTCGCTGCGGCGGCTGTCGCGATCACCATGGTGGCCGTTCTGATCCGGCGGCGAGTAAAAGCACGCTACGACCGCATACTCGGGCCTGGGGCCGTCTGATCAGCCGGCTCCTGGTCGGACGTCATCGCCCCGCGACCGGTGCGAGGTTGTTGACGACGCTCACTGGTCCGGATCGATGGTGGTGAATGTCTCCAGTTTGCGGTCCGCCAGCAGCTCGATTGCTTCGCCCAGGACCCGGGTCCGGAATGCCTCCGTTGCTCGGTGGTCTT from Amycolatopsis sp. EV170708-02-1 includes:
- a CDS encoding IclR family transcriptional regulator; this encodes MARSGDGGVQTVARALAVLGCFRTGEEQGISELARGVGLPVSTTHRLVTALVDAGFLEKNPESGRYRIGGALAEYGQIAYRQHKVYLVEPHLEQLATTTGASASVAIRHGNDAVLLGTSRWREAEGHRLQGLRLPLHASALGRALLAWSAPSDDELARLPFTDATDRAPADPAELAKELALTRERGWAFNDEELAEGFRTIGIPVLDRDGRPRFALGLRGTTELMIPERVPFFVDLAKITAAEIGGVLLP
- a CDS encoding SDR family oxidoreductase codes for the protein MILITGASGSIGRHLVQRLRGREITAFVRDPATGAELGCPYVVGDFDDPESVAAAVRGVDRVFLNAGGAQPVEGEQPMIRQQCGLIDAAAEAGVAHIVKVSVWHARAGARLAEGAHWVIEEHLKASGLGWNILQPSGFMQNFRTGAGVFTEDGHILGAYGESRVSYVDCVDIAACAAALLTEGARPGETYVLTGPEALTHAEIAAKLSAVAGRNIRYVDLSPRAFAAKLDAAGLPARFAQDVAELFAEVAGGRLAETTTAVTDLTGRPARTFDAFLRDNAGTIRDSWSSGTGPR
- a CDS encoding TetR/AcrR family transcriptional regulator; translation: MSSTGRRPRADALRNRDRLLAEADTVFREQGTGAPLESVARRAGVAIGTLYGHFPTRRALVGAVLRDRNEALFAAGNALCDQPPEAALRHWAALVVEHAATYRGLAGMLADGVDDDASELHASCERMSDIGERLVDRAVAAQVVRQGVTGADLFALMNAGAWTREHSSDEQAARLVSYTIDGMLATGSR